A region of Paenibacillus thiaminolyticus DNA encodes the following proteins:
- the queD gene encoding 6-carboxytetrahydropterin synthase QueD → MNRPGPFRIVEKLQQYGTDISRESLRYHMRRVLVSKEFTFDAAHHLHAYEGKCKNLHGHTYKVVFGLSGYTNDIGIALDFGDIKEIWKERIEPYLDHRYLNETLPPMNTTAENMVVWLYEQMSAALAEEEPYRTRCEGGRVEFVRLYETPTSYAEARREWMEP, encoded by the coding sequence ATGAACAGACCGGGCCCGTTCCGCATCGTAGAGAAGCTGCAGCAATACGGTACCGATATATCCCGCGAGTCACTGCGATACCACATGCGCCGCGTACTCGTCAGCAAGGAGTTCACTTTCGACGCGGCGCATCATCTGCACGCCTACGAAGGCAAATGCAAGAATCTTCATGGCCATACGTATAAGGTCGTGTTCGGCCTGAGCGGCTATACGAACGACATTGGCATCGCCCTTGATTTCGGAGATATCAAGGAGATTTGGAAGGAGCGGATCGAGCCGTATCTCGATCACCGTTATTTGAACGAGACGCTTCCCCCGATGAACACGACGGCGGAGAACATGGTCGTCTGGCTGTATGAGCAGATGAGTGCCGCGCTGGCGGAAGAGGAGCCGTACCGCACCCGCTGCGAAGGCGGGCGGGTGGAGTTCGTCCGCCTTTACGAGACGCCGACCAGCTACGCCGAGGCCAGACGGGAGTGGATGGAGCCATGA
- the queE gene encoding 7-carboxy-7-deazaguanine synthase QueE, with the protein MTIPVLELFGPTVQGEGLLVGRKTMFVRTAGCDYRCSWCDSAFTWDGSAKEEIRSLTAEDILRQLNALAAGRFDHVTISGGNPALLPGIGDLVRLLGEHCICTAVETQGSRWQDWLLDTDDVTLSPKPPSSGMNTDEARLDQIVSRLWDRPDRKGLCLKIVVFDERDLAYAIRMHERYPDIPFVLQTGNDDVRSADDNELIRKLLGRYEWLIEQVAADPRLNQVRVLPQLHTLVWGNKRGV; encoded by the coding sequence ATGACGATACCCGTACTGGAACTATTCGGGCCGACCGTACAGGGGGAAGGCCTGCTTGTCGGCCGGAAGACGATGTTCGTGCGCACGGCAGGCTGCGATTACCGCTGCTCCTGGTGCGATTCCGCCTTCACATGGGACGGCTCGGCGAAGGAGGAGATTCGCAGCCTCACGGCGGAAGATATTCTGCGGCAGCTGAACGCGCTTGCCGCCGGCCGCTTCGATCATGTCACGATCTCGGGCGGCAATCCCGCTCTGCTCCCCGGCATCGGCGACCTTGTGCGTCTGCTCGGAGAGCACTGCATTTGCACCGCGGTGGAGACGCAAGGCTCGCGGTGGCAGGACTGGCTGCTGGACACCGATGACGTCACGCTGTCGCCGAAGCCGCCCAGCTCCGGCATGAACACCGATGAAGCGCGGCTTGATCAGATCGTGAGCCGGCTGTGGGATCGCCCGGATCGGAAGGGGCTGTGCCTCAAGATCGTCGTCTTCGACGAACGGGATCTCGCGTATGCCATCCGTATGCATGAACGTTACCCGGACATTCCGTTCGTCCTGCAGACGGGGAATGACGATGTGCGGAGCGCGGATGATAACGAGTTGATCCGGAAGCTGCTCGGCCGGTATGAATGGCTGATTGAGCAGGTCGCCGCCGATCCGCGCTTGAACCAGGTGCGGGTGCTGCCGCAGCTGCACACGCTCGTATGGGGCAACAAGCGCGGCGTATGA
- the queF gene encoding preQ(1) synthase, whose amino-acid sequence MAGRNEAELQLKHLGGKTEYATDYAPDVLEAFDNKHPNRDYFVKFNCPEFTSLCPMTGQPDFATMYISYIPDRKCVESKSLKLYMFSFRNHGDFHEDCVNIIMNDLIELLDPKYIEVWGKFTPRGGISIDPYCNYGRPGTKYEEMAAYRLMNHDLYPETVDNR is encoded by the coding sequence ATGGCAGGCAGGAACGAAGCCGAATTGCAGCTGAAGCATCTTGGAGGGAAGACGGAATACGCAACAGACTACGCGCCTGATGTGCTGGAGGCATTCGACAATAAGCATCCGAACCGTGATTATTTCGTCAAATTCAACTGTCCGGAGTTCACCAGTCTCTGTCCGATGACGGGGCAGCCGGACTTCGCGACGATGTATATCAGCTACATTCCGGACCGGAAGTGCGTCGAGAGCAAGTCGCTGAAGCTCTATATGTTCAGCTTCCGCAATCATGGCGACTTCCACGAGGATTGCGTCAATATCATTATGAATGATCTGATCGAGCTGCTCGATCCGAAATATATCGAAGTATGGGGCAAGTTCACGCCGCGCGGCGGCATTTCTATCGATCCGTACTGCAATTATGGCCGTCCCGGTACGAAGTACGAGGAGATGGCGGCTTATCGTCTGATGAATCATGATTTGTATCCGGAAACGGTCGACAACCGATAA
- the yabP gene encoding sporulation protein YabP, producing MMELNKPTAKRQEIKMVNRKLLEISGVSKVESFDSEEFLLDTECGFLTIRGHNLHIKNLSLEQGQVAIEGTVNSLTYLDASSHDKSKGFFGKLFK from the coding sequence ATGATGGAATTGAACAAGCCAACGGCCAAGCGCCAGGAGATTAAGATGGTCAACCGCAAGCTGCTCGAGATTAGCGGGGTAAGCAAAGTGGAGAGCTTCGACAGCGAGGAGTTCCTGCTTGATACCGAATGTGGATTTCTGACCATACGCGGCCACAATCTGCATATCAAAAACTTGAGCCTTGAACAAGGACAAGTCGCCATTGAAGGCACGGTCAACTCCCTGACCTATCTGGATGCGAGTTCACACGATAAATCCAAAGGCTTCTTCGGGAAGTTATTCAAGTGA
- the yabQ gene encoding spore cortex biosynthesis protein YabQ, with amino-acid sequence MSLYVQWTTVLLMMLSGLTLGIVFDGYRVVAGQFRFPRWTVPLLDLMYWLAATLFVFQMLVKGNQGELRFYVFLGLAAGAWLYVILLSKVTVVIVTWLVRAVLAIYRFIRRCLYVLLVLPLKGLWIFTKGLGSFLLSAAIFIGKIVLQCVKPLWWLVRWMFRPLILPIWERLGMTERLQRIKEKVFSGIRRMNQWVASGRAKVARLLRLFHHRK; translated from the coding sequence GTGAGTCTGTACGTACAATGGACGACCGTGCTGCTCATGATGCTGAGCGGATTAACGCTAGGCATCGTATTTGACGGCTACCGCGTCGTAGCGGGACAATTCCGTTTCCCTCGGTGGACGGTTCCGCTGCTGGATTTGATGTATTGGCTGGCTGCGACGCTGTTCGTGTTTCAGATGCTCGTGAAGGGCAATCAGGGAGAGCTTCGATTTTACGTCTTTCTTGGCCTGGCCGCCGGGGCATGGTTGTATGTTATCCTTCTCAGCAAGGTCACGGTCGTGATCGTGACGTGGCTCGTGCGAGCCGTATTGGCAATCTACCGATTCATCCGGCGATGCCTGTATGTTCTGCTCGTGCTGCCGCTCAAGGGCTTATGGATCTTTACAAAAGGTCTAGGTTCATTTTTGCTGTCGGCGGCTATTTTCATCGGAAAAATTGTGCTACAATGTGTTAAGCCGCTATGGTGGCTGGTCCGATGGATGTTCCGCCCGCTCATTCTTCCAATCTGGGAGAGGCTGGGTATGACGGAACGGCTCCAGCGGATCAAAGAGAAGGTATTTTCTGGTATACGTCGAATGAATCAATGGGTGGCATCGGGAAGAGCGAAGGTGGCTCGTCTGCTGCGCCTGTTTCATCATAGGAAGTAA
- a CDS encoding FtsB family cell division protein, whose translation MSASRTPDRTRENKMAGAKRRLRLWMGFMVVFAGWGLYTYIDQAATIEGLKADYQVQEKKKNAAKETRNEVQQEVDRLNTTEYILQIARSKGMLLPDEVLIRKHEE comes from the coding sequence ATGTCTGCGTCCCGGACACCGGACCGTACTCGTGAGAACAAAATGGCAGGAGCCAAGCGAAGATTGCGATTGTGGATGGGGTTTATGGTGGTGTTTGCGGGGTGGGGCTTGTATACGTACATTGACCAGGCTGCTACTATTGAGGGGCTCAAAGCCGATTATCAGGTGCAGGAGAAGAAGAAGAATGCTGCCAAAGAGACGCGGAACGAGGTTCAACAGGAAGTCGATCGCCTGAATACGACTGAATATATTCTTCAGATTGCGAGAAGCAAAGGGATGCTGCTTCCGGACGAAGTCCTTATCCGCAAGCATGAGGAATAG
- a CDS encoding S1 domain-containing RNA-binding protein, producing the protein MTIEVGTKLQGKVTGITHFGAFVDLSGGVTGLVHISEIADNYVKDVNDHLKIDDIVTVKVINVDKDGKIGLSIKQTVDKPASEQRPPRGPRQDRPNRDGGGRGGFGNRDRGGRKPNFASFEDKMSRFLKDSEERISSLKKNTESKRGGRGARRM; encoded by the coding sequence ATGACAATCGAAGTGGGCACCAAGTTACAAGGCAAGGTGACAGGCATTACGCATTTTGGGGCGTTCGTTGATCTGTCGGGAGGTGTCACGGGACTGGTTCACATCTCTGAAATTGCCGATAACTATGTCAAGGACGTGAATGACCATTTGAAGATTGACGATATCGTCACGGTCAAAGTAATTAACGTCGACAAGGACGGCAAGATTGGCTTGTCTATCAAGCAGACAGTGGATAAGCCAGCATCGGAGCAGAGACCGCCAAGAGGACCTCGTCAAGACCGTCCGAACCGAGACGGGGGAGGAAGAGGCGGCTTTGGTAACCGCGACCGGGGTGGGCGCAAGCCTAATTTCGCTTCTTTTGAGGATAAAATGTCGCGCTTCCTTAAAGACAGTGAAGAGCGCATCTCGTCTTTGAAAAAGAACACGGAATCCAAGCGCGGAGGCCGTGGCGCACGCCGCATGTAA